In one window of Mytilus galloprovincialis chromosome 6, xbMytGall1.hap1.1, whole genome shotgun sequence DNA:
- the LOC143079274 gene encoding ileal sodium/bile acid cotransporter-like yields MEKYLVVHNFVVLCILLSMPHTVSAGTIEIKPHVHTYAIFDDEVKIFIFNVSLLLESHEQGSVGVKIISTNTEVATVTDEIFIIPENKQSNITVTIYGSFLGETALKFLVNKSLNGTIRGDNVDWYDYTGTYKLVVKRDSRPIDTAFTVSIIILVCLANIAMGCKTDLAVVKSTLKRPIAPLTGLASQFVLMPLIAFSLGLAFKLDAPLAFGLFAMGCSPGGAASNIYTHLLDGDVSLSVTMTFVSTVASLGFIPMWLYSLGINYIYKGAGSIKIPYQNIITSLLGLLVPVGIGILIQKKKPNWAKNIVKCVPYITALFLVFVFTVGVYANLYIFRVMTPVVLLSGALAPYLGFAFGALVAFIARQSKKNILTIAIETGIQNTGIAIVLLKVSLPPPDSDISITPPITSAIFTPIPMVIAIIIHMIRKRMQKKTLHQPETNVTMLDDTYPDNMDKNVVEMKFEEVPITDKGDDDKSKGDHL; encoded by the exons ATGGAGAAATATTTGGTGGTGcacaattttgttgttttatgcATTTTGTTATCAATGCCACATACTGTCAGTGCAGGAACAATTGAAATAAAACCTCATGTTCACACTTATGCAATTTTTGACGACGAAgtgaaaatatttatctttaatgtGAGCTTACTCCTAGAATCTCATGAGCAAGGTTCTGTTGGTGTTAAAATCATCTCTACAAACACAGAGGTAGCAACGGTGACCGACGAAATATTTATCATTCCGGAAAATAAACAAAGTAATATCACAGTAACCATTTATGGTAGTTTCTTGGGCGAAACTGCTCTTAAATTTTTAGTCAACAAATCTTTAAATGGGacaataaggggagataatgtggATTGGTATGATTACACAGGAACCTACAAACTTGTGGTGAAAAGAGACAGCAGACCTATTGACACTGCCTTTACTGTATCTATTATCATACTAGTATGTCTTGCTAATATTGCTATGGGATGTAAGACTGATTTGGCTGTAGTGAAGTCTACATTAAAGAGGCCAATAGCACCACTGACTGGATTAGCTTCACAGTTTGTGCTCATGCCTTTG atagcTTTCAGTCTTGGTCTAGCTTTTAAACTAGATGCACCTTTAGCATTTGGTTTGTTTGCCATGGGTTGTTCACCAGGGGGAGCTGCCAGTAATATCTACACACATTTATTGGACGGTGATGTTTCACTTAGTGTTACAATGACTTTTGTCAGCACAGTAGCAAGTTTGG GTTTTATTCCTATGTGGTTATATTCCTTGGGAATAAATTATATCTACAAAGGAGCAGGTTCCATTAAAATTCCTTATCAAAACATTATCACCTCTTTACTTGGCCTACTCGTTCCTGTTGGGATTGGAATCCTAATCCAGAAAAAGAAACCAAACTGGGCAAAGAACATAGTGAAATGTGTCCCTTACATCACAGCTCTGTTTCTCGTCTTTGTCTTTACCGTTGGAGTGTATGCCAACTTGTATATATTTAGAGTGATGACTCCTGTTGTGCTGTTATCAGGAGCTCTAGCGCCTTATTTAGGCTTTGCTTTTGGTGCTTTGGTAGCTTTCATTGCAAGACAATCAAAGAAAAACATACTCACCATCGCCATAGAAACGGGAATACAAAACACTGGTATTGCTATCGTTTTGCTAAAAGTGTCATTACCTCCACCTGATTCTGACATTAGTATCACACCACCCATTACAAGTGCCATTTTCACACCTATTCCAATGGTCATTGCTATTATAATTCATATGATTAGGAAAAGAATGCAGAAGAAAACATTACACCAACCTGAAACTAATGTTACCATGTTAGATGACACTTATCCAGACAATATGGATAAAAATGTGGTAGAAATGAAGTTTGAGGAGGTTCCTATTACAGATAAAGGTGATGACGACAAAAGCAAAGGAGACCACCTTTAA